TGAAAAAGGTGAAACTTTCTACAGCAAAGGCGACACACGCGGCCGCCTCGCTGCATAAATCACTCCCCAATTAGCTAAAAGAAAAGGTCGCTTCGGCGGCCTTTTTTATTGGAAGCACCTGCACCATAAAGGGTAGTGCCAGCCCATAGACTAAAGAGAAATGAACCACCAGAAAACCGGATGATTCTAATGAATGAGCCAATACAGGGGAAGAGAGCAGCTCAATCATTACCCTATCTGATGACAACTAACCTCTTCGCATTCCAAGAGAATTTTCTAAGCCGTAACTATTTTTCAAAAACCTCTTGCTTTTAACATGTTCCGTATGTACCCATTAGTCACACGGTACATATGGAACAACATAAAAATGCAAATAATGATAGACATCGACAGCAACACCCCAATGTTCGCCCAACTGATTGAACAGATCAAAAAGGCGGTGCAGACGGATTCCATCAAGCCGGGAGATGGGTTGCCATCAATCAGGCAGCTCGCCAACGACTTGAATGTGAACAATAAAACAGTGGCAAAAGCATACCAATTGCTCGAGCGCGACAATGTTATTCAAACCAAGGGCTATAGAGGCACCTTTGTGCATCCTGATGCCAAGGCAAACTGCAGCTTTGATTTGAATGCATGGGTTTTCGAAAAACTCAGCGAGACGATAGAGACACTCCGAAAAGCAGGTGCAACAGACAGTGAAATCCGTATCGCCTTCGGGGATGTAATCAACAATAGAACCTTCAAAGAAAAAGAGGCGTAACATGGCTATCACGACACTCATTCTGTATCTAGCTTTCCTTAGC
This DNA window, taken from Kordiimonas sp. SCSIO 12603, encodes the following:
- a CDS encoding GntR family transcriptional regulator; this translates as MIDIDSNTPMFAQLIEQIKKAVQTDSIKPGDGLPSIRQLANDLNVNNKTVAKAYQLLERDNVIQTKGYRGTFVHPDAKANCSFDLNAWVFEKLSETIETLRKAGATDSEIRIAFGDVINNRTFKEKEA